tacaccaaTATAAGCAAATATCTTTCCATATCCTAAAATCTCAACCAGAATCGCCAAACAAGGCCAAAACGACAAATGACATAACTGaggccatctctctctctcttcacttACAGGCTACAGCTCACTAATAGAAAGCACCGGCTCTTTTACTTGAACAGCTTTTTCTGGACCAGTGATTCCATTGCAATGTGTTATTTACTTATTTTTCGCTCGTAGTACGTGTTGCTACTTTCTTTTTCGTTCGGAATCTTCTTCATCACTAGTTTTGTTTTCTCAGAAACCAAACATGGTCCACCTTTGTTTTCTGTTGGACGTCTTTTTTCATAGGTACATTACTAACCctgtaaattaatatatttagctTGTCTCTTCTTCCATTTTTTACTGTTTCTAGAACttctttagtttttttattttttgcctTGCCAGTGTGTTTTGGGTTCTTGATGCATCTTTTGTTTGGGTTTTTCTTGATAATGTTATTGTCTGCATTGCTGAAAATTTTAGGGTTTTGTTCGGAGCAACTTGATATCTGGTTGGTGGTGAAGGTTTTAGTTTTGAACTTCTAATCCCAGCAGAATGTTTGGTTTCTCTCGTAGACGCATGAAGCTTGGAAGGTCAGTTGTTTAGCTATGGTTGATACCTGTTTATTTTTgggtttattttcattttatccaAAACTTGGTAAATGAGTTGATAGGTAGAGGAAATTTTAGTTAAGCTTGGAGACTTAGTAATTTATTATGCAGTTTTCTTCAAAAGTTACATTGTGATGCTAACATAATTTTTCCAAACTTGAATGCCGATACTGTTTTCCGTCAGAGTGAAGAAAGTACAACTCTCGGATCCGACACTTGTAACTCGAAGTCCTGCTAGACCCCAGAAACGAGTTAACAATCCCAATGTAAGACTTCTAAATTGTTTGATTGTGGGCAGGCAAAAATGGGTTTGTATGCAATGTGCTAAGATCTTCAGTTTTTCTCCCTATAGAGTGAAGGTGTTAACCCTCCAATTACTCATTCTGATGAGCTTGATTGTCAATGCTCATCCGCTCCACCTGAGATTAATAACTCAACATCAGGGAACTCTGAGAACTGGATGGTACTGTCTATATCTGGGGACAAACCAACCCCTCGTTTCAATGTAAGAAATGATTATTTTTATAGTCTATTGATTATCTTCTCATGCACGTGCTCACCTAGTAAAAGCTAAAACTTTTTTCCCTTCTCAAATAGCATGCTGCAACTGTGATTGGTAACAAGATGATTGTGGTTGGTGGTGAGTCTGGAAGTGAATCATTAGATGATGTACAGGTAAAAATTTTTTCTTCATATTCTATTTGTTTTTAGTGGTTTTGAACTAATTATGAATATGGAGGGGTAAATCTTACTTTATGTTGCATGATTAGGCAATTTGGTTGTTTAATTAAAAGTGATGAACACATTTGTGCGATCGTTTGAATGCTTCACTTGAGAGTTTCTTAAATGTCTTGTCAAGTCAATAGCTGTATGATTGGAGTTATTGTAGTCCTTTTTGTTTATCGTTCAGGTGCTTAATTTTGATCAATTTACCTGGACTGCAATTTCATCGAAGCTTTACTTGTCGCCAAGCAGCTTGCCATTAAAGATTCCAGCATGCAAGGGCCACAGTCTGGTATCATCGCATAGACACTGAACTCTTCAACTGCATTATTGTGCATTACTGTGCTAATGTTGGCCTATATTATTTGATGTAGGATATTTTCCATTTCAAGATATTTGATGGTGCATTTATGTAGATGAGAAGTTTGGTTgctaagttattttcaaaacaatGTCAATTAGAAAAGTTAACCCAATTGTTACATCTATATGCAAGGGGATATTTTACACTAGTGATCCAGCCAACAAAATAAGAAGTCATGTTTATGCCAAGTTTTGAAGTTGGTGTATTAAACTATATTGTAAAACCTGAAGGGAGATTAGGAAACAAGCAAGCTATATTTCAATGATTGACAAATACAAAATTTGCTAGTGACATATTGATAGAGTAATATTGGGAAGGGGAGCATATTGTTCTTTTTGCATCAATATTGTATGAGTTTCTTGTGCATTATGTGCTTTTTTTCCTTGATCAAGGATAATTTATAGTTATTTGTGGCAATCTATACTTTTGTTATGCCAGTTGCTTAAAATGCTCTGCCATATCTGTGTTGCCTAGGTTTCATGGGGGAAGAAGGCTCTTCTAATTGGAGGAAAAATGGATCCCGCGAGTGATAGAATTTCAGGTTTGATTTTGTGTTTGTCACACTCATACTGCCATGGGTTTGTTCTCCTAGATGATTCGGAAttactccaattttctttctggcTTTCAGTGTGGGCATTTGACATGGAAACAGAGTGTTGGTCACCTTTGGAAGCAAAGGGAGATGTGCCGGTACCATTACAGCCTATCTGATAGGGCAGCTAGAATTCCTATTTGAGAGCtttttagcaaaaaaaaaaaaaaattgtacctGGGGCTTTTTACAATTATTGTTATATCACTCTTGTTTGAATTGATAATCAGATATTGTTGTTTCTGTTGCAAAACTCTGAACTTAATGTGTGAACAAGTGGTCCTTTGAAAATAGAAGCATGCTTCCTGATGAGACATTGCACATGAACTGCAGGTTGCTCGCAGTGGTCATACAGTAGTCAGGGCTAGctctgttttaattttatttggggGTGAAGATGCTAAAAGGAGAAAACTAAATGATCTACATATGTTTGATCTGAAGTCTTTAACATGGCTCCCTTTACATTGCACGTGAGTTGATTTTGGTGCACTGTACTCTGATATACATGATGGAGATATGCATTTAGGTTTTCAATAGCATTTCTTTGTGTGTGCACTGTGCAGAGGAACTGGACCATCTCCAAGATCCAACCATGTGGCTGCTCTTTGTGATGATAAAATGCTACTTATATTTGGAGGAGCATCAAAGTCAAGGACTTTGAATGACTTATATTCACTTGACTTTGAAACGGTGCTTAAATTCATTCTTAATGATACCATGCTAATCATTTTGCTGTCAGATAAAAGCAGCTGTATACAATTATCACAATTGATATTCTATTTTTTCCCCTTAGATGGTTTGGTCAAGAATAAAGAAACGAGGTTTCCATCCATCTCCTAGGGCTGGTTGCTGTGGAGTTCTATGTGGAACTAAATGGTACATAGCAGGAGGGGGTAGCAGAAAAAAAAGTATGCCACACAAGCTAATAAGCATATGCTTCAGCCTTTCTGaccttttttttgatattttgcaACTTTGGCTGAAAGAAAAATTATCATATTCTTTAGCCTGTTTTCTCATATTGCATTACAGGATTGAGTTCTTGTGTTTCTTTGTGTGAAGTTCAAGTTGGTTGATAATTAATAGCTAGTTTTGGATCTTTTAGCCTTTCAGTTGTAGTCCTATTAGGTGTTTGAAACCTTCTACATGCCTTTAAGGTTTTTGGCTTTCTCCTTATTGATTCATGGACACATTGTCGGTCTATTGTTCAACATGTTGTCACACACCCATACTGTTGCATGCTGTTGAAACCTTTCTCATTATACCTGCAGGACACTCAGAAACTTTGGTTTTCGATATTGTGAAATTGGAGTGGTCTGTGGCTTTTGCATCACCTGCTTCTTCTATAACGACAAACAAGGTAAGCCTTACACTCTGCATGTATTAACTAGGGGACTAATTTGCAGAGAAATGGTTGATGTAAACAATTTATTTGTTTGCATTTTGTGGTTGAAACTTGATTGAGCAGAATAGCTTTGTTGATTTGGATTTGAATTTATGCTGAAGTAAATTTTGCATAAACATTATTTGATGTTGTATGCTTTGATGTTGTGAATTTTAATCCAAGGTGCTGTGATTTCTTTTTTTGGTAGCATGGCCACATATTTCTTtcttgtcctttttcttttactgTATTTCTGTCTAAAATGTTCTTTTCACTCTCAGGGATTTAGCTTAGTGCTTGTGCAACACAAGGAGAAGGATTTTCTTGTTGCATTTGGAGGATCTAAAAAGGAGTCAACGAATCAGGTTGGAGGCTGAAATCACATTTTTACATGAGCTGATTTTGCTAAACTGTTGATTTCGTTTATTATTCATTACAGGTTGAAGTTATGGGCATGGATAAGAATGAATCATCCATGAGTCGACAATCTGCTGCTAGTAAACATGCTGGCCCTATGTTGTTTGGAAAACGGTCATCTTCCAGGGATCTGGCTGCACAACTTACTGCTGGTTCTTCCCAGCGTTCAGTTGAATCCCTTGCAAGACAAAATGTGGCATCTGCAGTTGAGCATCATGGTTCTGGTAGAAAATCTTTGTCAGAGACGCTCGTTGATCCCAATTCTGTTTCTGGCAATGTCTCACTGCGCAAGCAATTTCATGAGGAAGAACATAGCACGGCTGTTAAGATGGCAAAGAATTCAGAAGATGGAACTTTTTCATCTTTGGTAAGCTGATAGTTCTTGTGGTTGCTAACTCTCAGTGTTATATGAAATCAAGCATAGTATATTAAGctcaatttttaatttatgaaactGAAATTTCAGTATTGTAGTTATTTGCAATGAAAAGTAAAGAGATCACTGTCACACTTTGGCAGCTTGTGTGGCTAGAGAAAAGTGATTTCAACACTTCTTGATGCAATGATTTCTTAGTTTTAGACTTAAAATTTGGATTCCTTAAATTCTTTTTGCACTTCTATGTCCCTTGCACTGATCGGTCCAATTCTACACTTACAATTCATCATTAGCAAGCAATTTTTCTACTGTAGCTATTTGGCAAGGTCACTGCTAATTTGtggataaagaaagaaaagacgTCAATGTAAAATTATGATTTCCCCCCTCTTGATGCATCCCCTCTTGTAAACTTGTGatgtttatattttatattaacataaccatatatatatattttttatttcagGCACACCGAATAAATCAATCTGATATGTCAATTCAGACTAACTTATCTATAGGTAAAATTATTGCGGAGGAGAATCCTTGTGTATttgaatctgaaaatttgaactCCCAAAACCAAGGAATTGGAAACCATCTAGTTGATAATGAGGATGTTTTAGTACCACAAACTGATGGTATGACAGGAGGGGCCCATTCAAGCATATATCAATTATATGAAACAAAAATAGCTGCTCTAATAAGAAAGAATGGAGTTCTAGAAGGACAACTAGCTGCAGCATCGTCAAGTCGAGAAGCTGCAGAGAAAAATCTATCCTCTGTTCTGAAGAGTAAACAAGAAGTGGAGAAAAAGCTGGCAGACACGCTAAGGGAAATGGAGTTGCTAAAAGAGCAGCTAGCTGGTGTAGAGGTAGCCCAAGAAGAGGCCAACAACTTGTCAAATATTGTCCATTCTGATAATGTAAGGCTTGAGCATGATGTGGCTTTCCTTAAGGCGGTTTTGGATGATACGCAGAAGGTATTTTGCTATGTTAATGAAGTTTCCTATGGGGCAATTGTTGGATTGATTCATTGATCTCAGTCTTTGACCGATTGCATATTTATGTAGGAGCTACATTCTACTAGGGGAGTCCTTGCAGGGGAAAGGGCTAGAGCATTCCAACTACAGGTAATGACTATATAAAAAAAAGTAGGGGAAGAAAGATAGAAAACTAGTCCTTCTTAACACAGATGCTCGACCTTAAGAAGTAATGTATATTATGTTGCCCAAATGCACCCAATCACACACCTATCAAAATTATGGAATTACACTCTGAGTTGAAGTATCAAAATTGGCACTAATTCTCTTATCTGAGTGCTCAGGAGGGTGTATGGCTCAAGTTCCCTTCATATTCACTTGATGAATTAAAAATTGTCTAATAAAAATGTCCAGTTAGTACGAGTTGAGTGAATGGATTACAGGTCCAGCTAATTGATTTTTCCCAATAGAATGTCCTTGTCTTTCATGTTCTATGGTTGATATGTATCATTACAGGGCATGTATCAATAGAATGTCCTTGTCATACATGttatatttttcatatttgaGCTAATATCCTGATATTAAGAAATGCCACCGGACCACCTAGACGCCAGACTAACTACTCTGTGACCGTTTTGATGAGATTACTTGTGATATAAGATCATCCTTCATCAATATTTGATTGAGATTATTCATGCTGCCATCATATTGCGCTGCAGGTTGaagtttttcatctcaaacaaagaTTGCAATCTATGGAAAATCGAGTTCCCACCCCTAGAAAACCATTCAATGTCTAGCAAGGGAAAAAATATATGGCAGGCAACAAAATGCTGTACGATAATCAATATTATAGGAACTGTCTGAATCACTGCCATCCAGCTGATGAAACCTGTACCAAGCTGCTGACCATTTGGATGACCTTTATTTTGATGCAAGTCATGCTGCTGTACGTGTAATGGAGAACTGTTTTCGTGCAATATTAACCTGTATATATGTTACATTTTCATGATTACTGTTGATGAATACTTCTTATTCTTTAAaatctggaaaaaaaaaaaatcatcccgACTGGTCCACATATTTCACGATGTGTGAAATTTAAGTTATTTATACGTTTACTTATAAAAATATTAGTATTTGATTTTATTTACgagttaaaaaatttatttaaaataaattaaaaattataaataaggatatattatttatgatttaaaattatattattctaataatttttaaaaatataaatattaatttcattttaacaattataatatttaattctttttggtaattttaactaattaaattattttttaattaaatatttaaactatttaaaaattatttttaaataatttcattaaataattatttatttttaatttaactcataAATTAAAAACTTATATTTTAAGTTAAAACCCAAACTAAATACCTCTAAATTAGCTCCATTAAACAAGGTAACAAGGCCTTTAATCAGTAAGAGCATGTCAATTTGTACAACAAAATTTTTCCCCTGAAAAGAGACGACCAATTTCAATTTCCTTTGGAATATCCTGTGCTTCATTATCAATGGTGTgctttcatttatacatttatgcAAGCTATTATGTTTAACGAATGCATTCATAGACACAATTGCATCCATCAAGCGGCCTTAACACTACCATATATTCCTCTAGTTTCAAGTCGCTTTTTCAGCATGTATCAATTGACGTATAAACTATTCAGTATCAGATGCTGATTTTGGCATTCAAATATTTCAGATACAAAACCAGGAAATAAAATTTGTACGCATGGAATCAAAAACTCATAATAATTACGGAATCTAATCTCCCCTTCTGGTACGATTGAGACATAGTTAATAGCCAAACAGAGACAACATATTAAGAAGAAAAAACACTTATTTTTAAATCATTGTCATCCAAGAGTTCAATGCTTCCCTGGATCCTTTGGGTTTTGCAGCGATAAATTTTAAGATACATACAAAACATCTCGTAGCTAGAACCCCATATCACAAGTGTGCATAAAACCCAATTTTATCCCAATCTTTTTATCAACTAATATACCTTTGGGAATCTTAATCAATCCAGGCTCTACAACACTATTGCAATAGAGGCTGCCTGGTTTGTTGGCAGCAAAGTTTCTACAACATTTTCTCTAAGTGAAAATCATGAAGATTAATTTCCTCATCACTATGAAATTCCAAGACCTTGTTTGGCCACACCCTCACAAAAGCTCAGTCTCTTCTTGGTCTGCATCCGCATCCTCCACctcattttcttcatcttcttcaggTGCATCCGGATCCACCCCCTACATTTAGTTATCAATTAAATCCCAAAATACCAAGATTTGCCCTGTATCATTCTAGACACCTGAACTCCCACACCCGAAATAAAATTCTAAAGTAGATTTTATGTTTCAAAAAAAAATCAACCTGCCAAATTTTCAACTACTCCTTCACATTAGATAAATATTCATTGATCACCAAAGTCCAGGTACCTGTTATATTTTATAAACACTgcaaaaatggaaattgaaaactAAATGTGAAGTATACAAGCAAAAAGCAAACCTTCATTTGTTTTTCCAAACGCTCAAGCCCTTTCTTTGCAGCTTCATTCTGTGGGTTTATTCTGCAATGCAAAGTACAGATTAAATTGAAGGCAATAACTACAACAGCATCAGTCTGTTGCATTTTTAATGGTCAATAATACAGTGTCTTATATACGTTCAGGCTAAAGATCTATGCTCTATTGCAGTCTGGAATTACAAATGTAGGTAACCTTAATGCAGCCTGATAATGTGACAAAGCCTCTTGCAGCATATTTGTGGCAGCAAATACTTGAGCCAGCTTGACATGAAGAGAGTCATCAGCCCAATCCTTGAGATATCGctcaagtagggacacagcatctCCATTTCGGCCCTCAATAACATGAAGCTCAGCCAAAGCTAATGCAGCACCAAGGTAACCAGGTTCCAGCCGCAGTGCTGACTCATAAAACTTTTTGGCCTGTTACCAGTTGAGGTTAATATTGACTTCATAAAACACAAATACGAGATTATCACTCCCATGTGAACTGATACAAGATGGCCTTACCCAGGAAAAGAGTAAGGAGAAAATATGCCAAAATGACCTGTCACAGGTTTACCTTCTCTCT
The Hevea brasiliensis isolate MT/VB/25A 57/8 chromosome 15, ASM3005281v1, whole genome shotgun sequence genome window above contains:
- the LOC110631471 gene encoding acyl-CoA-binding domain-containing protein 6; protein product: MFGFSRRRMKLGRVKKVQLSDPTLVTRSPARPQKRVNNPNSEGVNPPITHSDELDCQCSSAPPEINNSTSGNSENWMVLSISGDKPTPRFNHAATVIGNKMIVVGGESGSESLDDVQVLNFDQFTWTAISSKLYLSPSSLPLKIPACKGHSLVSWGKKALLIGGKMDPASDRISVWAFDMETECWSPLEAKGDVPVARSGHTVVRASSVLILFGGEDAKRRKLNDLHMFDLKSLTWLPLHCTGTGPSPRSNHVAALCDDKMLLIFGGASKSRTLNDLYSLDFETMVWSRIKKRGFHPSPRAGCCGVLCGTKWYIAGGGSRKKRHSETLVFDIVKLEWSVAFASPASSITTNKGFSLVLVQHKEKDFLVAFGGSKKESTNQVEVMGMDKNESSMSRQSAASKHAGPMLFGKRSSSRDLAAQLTAGSSQRSVESLARQNVASAVEHHGSGRKSLSETLVDPNSVSGNVSLRKQFHEEEHSTAVKMAKNSEDGTFSSLAHRINQSDMSIQTNLSIGKIIAEENPCVFESENLNSQNQGIGNHLVDNEDVLVPQTDGMTGGAHSSIYQLYETKIAALIRKNGVLEGQLAAASSSREAAEKNLSSVLKSKQEVEKKLADTLREMELLKEQLAGVEVAQEEANNLSNIVHSDNVRLEHDVAFLKAVLDDTQKELHSTRGVLAGERARAFQLQVEVFHLKQRLQSMENRVPTPRKPFNV